TGCTTTTTTTGCAGGAAGATGTTGCGTATCACAATACAAAAACATTGCATACGACCAAGGCATGGGCTTTTATGCATATATGAAAAATTCTAGTCTTTGCAATAGTTCTCCCATAATGGATAGATTGCCAGTTAATTTTGTATGGATACCAAAGATGCCCCAAAGCTTTAGCTTCCGTGCCACAGATATCGATAGCGATTCATTGAAATACGAATCAATTATACCCATAGCCATTGGCGATAAAAATTCTCCGAAACCCCGTCCAGAGCTAATTATCCCGTCAATGGTTCCACCATTCGACCCTTCCTATATTCGAGAGGTTATCTATTATCCGGGGTATTCACTTTCTGCTCCATTTAGTTCAACTACTACGCTCAAGTTAGATTCGCTTTCTGGCCAAGCAGTTATCGACTCAGGAGCATCTGTGCAAAACTCGAAAGGAAAGTACCTCTGGTGCATCAAAATATCGGAATATAAAAACAATACATTGTATGGGATGACCTATACGGTTATTAATACGGAAATTAGCCCGCAATGCACTACTATGGCGGTGCCAATAAGTGAAGCAGCATTAGCAAATATACCTACAGTTTCCCCAAACCCATTCCAAAACCAAATTGTAATTAATGATTTGCACGGAATTAATTCAATAGAAGTATATGATTTAAAGGGACGCTTGCACCAAATAGTATGTACATCATCATCAAAACAAACTACAATACTTTTTAATGAAGCACCATCAGGTTTGTACCTATTGCGATTTGTGGATGCAAAAGGAAATATAATTGCGAGCGAAAAAGTTGTGAGTGAATAATTGGCTTAGGTCAGAATTTTGGTTTCTTCAAAATCTCAAAAAAAATTGTGCACTTGCCCATTTTTTTCAAATGCAATTAAATTTTATTTCTGGTAAACATCTGAACCGATTCTACCGACCCCATTTTAAAAAATTCGCACTATCTTCTTTTTCTGCCCATGGTTGCGGATTTCACCAACCGTAAAAAGATGCTATTTCTTAAGCATTTAGCCACTTTAAAAATTCTTTCTACCCACTAAAAAAAAATTTTTATTGCCCCGTTTGTAGTTTCGGTAGATATGCCTACTTTTGCAGTCCGTTTTTTAAAACTGATAAAATAGAATGCCAACCATCCAACAATTAGTAAGAAAAGGCAGAGAGAGTAAGGCCGAGAAGTCTAAATCTCCAGCCCTTGATTCTTGCCCCCAACGCAGAGGTGTTTGTACCCGTGTGTACACAACCACTCCTAAAAAGCCAAACTCGGCCCTACGCAAAGTAGCCCGTGTGCGTCTTACCAATGGTAATGAAGTAAATGCCTATATACCCGGCGAAGGCCATAACCTGCAAGAGCACAGCATCGTATTAATACGTGGTGGTAGGGTTAAGGATCTACCAGGTGTGCGTTATCACATTATTCGTGGTGCACTTGATACTGCAGGTGTTGATGGCCGCCGTCAACGTCGTTCTAAATATGGTGCGAAACGTCCAAAAGCTGGAGCAGCCGCAGCACCAACAAAAAAGAAATAATTAATCAAACATCAATAATATAGTAGCAATAAGATGAGAAAAGCGAAACCCAAAAAACGCATCCTCCTGCCCGATTCAAAATACAACGATGTTATGGTAACTCGTTTTGTAAACCACATGATGTGGGAAGGCAAAAAAGGTTTAGCCTTTAAAATATTCTATGAATCATTGGATATAGTAGAAGGTAAAACACAGGAACGTGGAATTGATGTTTGGAAAAAAGCATTAAACAATGTAATGCCTTCAGTTGAGACCAAAGCCCGTAGGGTAGGGGGTGCAAACTTCCAAATACCTGTTGAGGTAGGTCCTGAGCGTAAGATATTATTGGGTATGAAATGGATGATTGCCTACTCACGCAAGCGTAACGAAAAATCGATGGCCCAGCGTATGGCGTCCGAAATTATAGCCGCTTCAAAAAGTGAAGGAGCCTCAGTAAAAAAGAAAGAAGACACACATAAAATGGCAGAAGCCAATAAAGCATTCTCACACTTTAGAGCCTAATCAAGAAAATGTCAAGAGATTTAAAATATACCCGTAATATTGGCATCGCAGCCCACATCGATGCGGGTAAAACTACCACTACCGAACGTATATTATACTATGCTGGTGTAAATCATAAAATTGGTGAGGTTCACGATGGAGCCGCCACTATGGATTGGATGGTTCAAGAGCAAGAACGTGGTATCACAATCACTTCTGCTGCTACCACAGTTGATTGGAATTACCCACTTGTTGATGGTAAATCTATCCCCGAAACAAAACAATATCATATTAATATTATCGACACTCCAGGTCACGTGGATTTTACCGTTGAGGTAAACCGTTCATTGCGTGTACTTGATGGTTTGGTGTTTTTGTTTTCAGCAGTTGATGGTGTTGAGCCACAATCGGAAACAAACTGGCGTTTGGCCAATAACTATAACGTAGCCCGTATAGGTTTCGTAAACAAAATGGATCGTGCCGGTGCCGACTTTTTGATGGTTGTAAAACAAGTAAGAGAAATGTTAGGCAGCAATGCTATCCCATTACAGTTACCTATTGGTGCCGAAGATAATTTTACAGGTGTGGTTGACTTGATCAACTTCCGCGGTATGATATGGAACGAGCAGGATAAAGGTATGACTTATAAAACCATCGACATTCCTGCCGATATGGTTGAAGAAGCAACAGAATGGCGTGGAAAATTGCTCGAAGCAGTTTCTGAGTACGACGACCATTTGATGGAGAAATTCTTTGACGACCCAGCAAGTATTACAGAACGTGAAATATTGGACGCGTTGAGAAAAGCTTGTTTAGATATGAAAATCGTTCCCATGGTATGTGGTTCATCTTTCAAAAACAAAGGAGTACAAACCATGCTCGATTTGGTAATGGAATTAATGCCCAGCCCGCTCGATCGTGAAAGCGTAACAGGAATTAATCCCGATACTGAAAAAGAAGTACAACGTAAACCTGATTTCAGCGAACCTTTCACCGCATTGGCATTCAAAATTGCTACCGACCCATTTGTGGGCCGTTTGGCTTTTATCAGAGCTTATAGTGGTATCCTTGCTGCAGGTTCTTATGTATATAATACCCGCAGTGGTAACAAAGAGCGTATCTCACGTATTTTCCAAATGCACGCTAATAAACAAAACTCTATTGAGGAATTGGGAGCAGGCGATATCGGAGCCGTTGTTGGATTTAAAGATATCAGAACTGGTGATACCTTGTGCGACGAAAAGCATCCAATCATTTTGGAAGCCATGAATTTCCCAGCACCCGTTATCGGATTAGCCATTGAGCCCAAAACTCAGGCAGATATGGACAAACTAGGAGTATCATTAGCGAAATTGGCCGAAGAAGACCCAACCTTTAAAGTTCACACCGACGAAGAAACAGGACAAAATATTATTTCGGGAATGGGCGAGCTTCACCTTGAGATTATTGTTGATCGTTTACGTAGAGAATTTAAAGTAGAAATTAATCAAGGTGCCCCTCAGGTTGCCTATAAGGAAACCATCACCCAGCCAGTTTTACATCGTGAGGTGTATAAGAAACAAACAGGTGGTCGTGGAAAATTTGCCGATATACAATTCGAATTAATGCCTCCTACTGCTGAAACAAAAGGCTTGGAATTCATCAACGAGATTGTAGGTGGAGCAATACCTAAAGAATATATACCTTCTGTTCAAAAAGGATTTGCCTCAGCAATGAGCAATGGTGTACTTGCAGGTTATCCTGTAGAGAATATCAGAGTCCGTTTGTTCGACGGTTCTTTCCACGCAGTTGACTCGGATTCAATGTCATTTGAATTGTGTGCACGTATTGCATTTAAAGAAGCTTGTCGTAAAGCATCACCTGTATTACTTGAGCCTATTATGAAAATAGAAGTGCTTACTCCCGAAGAAAACATGGGAGATGTAATAGGTGACTTAAACAAACGTCGTGGCCAACTAGATGGTATGGACTCACGTGCAGGTTCGCAAGTAGTAAAAGCAAAAGTACCTTTGGGAGAAATGTTTGGATATGTAACACAGTTGCGTACCATTACTTCTGGTCGTGCTTCGTCAACTATGGAATTCGATCACTATGCTGATGCTCCGAGGAATATTGCGGAAGAAGTATTGGCTAAGATAAACGGGAAAAAGAGCTAAAAATAATTAAGAAATAACAACAAAATGGTTTCACAAAAAATCAGAATAAAACTCAAATCCTTCGACTACAACTTGGTTGACAAGTCTGCAGAGAAGATTGTGAAAACGGTTAAATCTACCGGTGCAATTGTTAGTGGTCCTATACCATTGCCAACTGACAAGAAAATATTTACCGTTTTACGCTCCCCTCACGTTAACAAGAAGGCTCGCGAACAGTTCCAACAATGCTCCTATAAGCGTTTATTGGACATCTACAGTTCCACCTCCAAAACCGTGGATGCGTTAATGAAATTAGAATTGCCCAGTGGGGTTGATGTAGAAATTAAAGTTTGATAATTAGCATACGAAAATGTCAGGAATAATAGGAAAGAAAATAGGCATGACCAGTGTTATTACCCCCGAAGGGAAAAAACATGCATGCACGGTTATACAGGCCGGCCCTTGTGTGGTAACGCAAGTAAAAACTGTAGAGATCGATGGCTACGCAGCTATTCAATTAGGTTTTGGTGAAGCCAAACCTAAGAATACAGGCAAGCCTATGGCAGGCCATTTTGCCAAAGCTAAAACTAGCCCTAAATCGAAAGTTGCTGAGTTTCAATTCGATCAAGCTATGAGCTTGGGAGATACTGTTACCGTTGACTTATTTGTAGAAGGTGATTTTGTGGATGCAATCGCAAATACAAAAGGTAAAGGATTCCAAGGTGTTGTAAAACGCCACGGATTTGCAGGTGTGGGTGGAGCTACTCACGGTCAACATAACCGCCTTCGTGCTCCTGGATCATTAGGTGCATCATCATATCCATCCCGTGTGTTCAAAGGAATGCGTATGGCAGGACGTATGGGAGGTACCCGTGTAAAAATGACCAACCTTGCGGTGCTTAAAATCAACAAAGAAAATAATCTATTGGTAATCAAAGGTTCGGTACCAGGTTCCAATGGTTCATACGTTTTAATAGAAAAATAAAATGGAACTTAGTATATATAACATCGGCGGTTCTGAAACCGGTCGTAAAGCCAACTTGGATTCAACAGTATTTGGTGTTGCACCAAACGAACACGTGATGTGGCTTGACGTGAAACAAATTTTGGCTAACAGAAGACAGGGAACACATAGCTCAAGAGAGCGTTCACAAATGTCGGGCTCTACCAGAAAATTGAAGCGTCAAAAAGGCACAGGTGGTGCTCGTGCGGGTTCTATCAAATCGGGAACTATAGTTGGTGGTGCTAGGATTTTTGGCCCACACCCACGTGACTACCATTTTAAATTGAACAAGAAAGTAAAAACCTTGGCCCGTAAATCAGCATTATCATCTAAAGCTAAAGATGGTGGTATCACGGTAATTGAACAATTCAATTTCGATGCTCCCAAAACAAAGAGCTTTACTGAAATGATTACGAACTTGAACTTGGCCGATAAGAAATTCCTATTTGTTACCGACGATTATAATAAGAATATATACCTATCGGGCAGAAACCTTCCCAAAGGCAAAATTGTGTCAGCTGGCGATATCAACACTTATGATTTATTGAACTGCCAAACCGTTATTTTGATGGAAGGCTCGGTAAAGAAAATTGAAGAACTTTTAAAGAAAGACTAAGATGAATATATTAATAAAACCACTGGTTACAGAAAAGCAGCAGAAGATTACTGACAAGCTTCACAAATATGGCTTTATAGTAACCCGTGATGCCAGCAAAGACCAAATAGCAAAAGCTATTACTACGATGTACGCAGTAGAGGTAGAACGTGTAAACACAATGGTTTACAATGGCAAACGCAAATCGCGTAATACCAAAGCAGGCATTGTTCATGGCAAAAAAGCAGCCTTTAAGAAAGCCATCATCACTTTGAAAGATGGTCAAGAAATAGATTTTTACGCTAACATTTAATTACAGCAATGGCAGTTAGAAGATATAACCCAATAACACCCGGTACTAGGCATAAAGTAGCTCTAAAATTTGAAGAGCTTACTGCTAGTAAACCAGAGAAATCGTTAGTTGTTGACCTGAAAAAGTCAGGCGGACGTAACGATTCAGGTAAAATGACCATGCGTTACATAGGCGGTGGGCACAAAAGAAGATACCGTATTGTCGATTTCAAACGCGAACGTCATGGTGAAAAAGCTATTGTTAACACAGTAGAGTACGATCCAAACCGTTCTAGTTTTATTTCATTGATAACCTATACCGATGGTGAAAAACGCTATATCATTGCTCCTGCTGGAATTAAAGTAGGGCAAACCGTAATGAGCGGTCCAGGTTCAACCCCCGATATTGGCAATGCCTTGCCATTGTCAGAAGTGCCATTGGGAGCTATTGTTCACAATGTAGAACTTAGGCCTGGCCAAGGTGGTATTATGGCTCGTGGTGCTGGTGGGTATGCACAAATACTTGCCCGCGACGGACGTTATGCTACCATGAAACTGCCTTCTGGCGAAACCCGTATGATTTTGGTTACTTGCTTGGCCACCATTGGTTCAGTATCTAACTCCGACCATAACCAACAACGCAGTGGTAAAGCTGGTCGTTCTCGTTGGTTAGGCCGCCGCCCCCGTACAAGACCAGTAGCGATGAACCCTGTGGATCACCCGATGGGTGGTGGCGAAGGCCGTGCTTCAGGTGGACACCCACGTTCACGCAAAGGATTGCTTTCAAAAGGTTACAAAACTCGTAACAAGAAAAAAGCTTCAAATCAGTATATCATCGATCGCCGTAAAAAATAATATATATAACTAAACACTATGCCTCGTTCACTTAAAAAAGGACCATTCGTCGACATCAAGCTTGAAAAGAAAGTAATGGCTTTGATTGAATCGAAAAAGAAATCGGTGATTAAAACTTGGTCACGCCGCACCATGATAACTCCAGACTTTGTAGGGCAAACATTTGCCGTGCATAATGGTAACAAATTTATACCTGTGTATGTAACAGAAAATATGGTGGGACACAAATTGGGCGAATTCGCTCCAACCCGCTCATTCAAATCACATCCAGAAAAGAAAAGCTAATTGACAAAACATTAAAATGGAAGCTGTAGCAATATTAAATAACTGCCCCACATCGCCTCGTAAAATGAGGTTGATTGTTGACATGATCAGGGGCGAAAAGGTGGAAAGGGCATTAAATACCCTTAAGTTTAACAACAGGCAGATATATGCCAACTACGTTGAGAAACTATTGAAATCTGCCATATCTAACTGGGAACAAAAGAACCCAGGTAACCGCGTTGAAGAAAGCGAGCTGTTTGTGAAAACAGTATATGTTGATGGTGGTACCATGGCCAAGCGTATGAGACCCGCCCCACAAGGACGCGGATACCGAATTCGCAAACGCTCTAACCATATCACTTTAATAGTGGATAGCAAAGTAGCTGCCGCCAACGAAGTAGTAGTACAAGACGAAACAACAGAAGAAATAACCGATAATAATAATTAATACATGGGACAAAAAGTTAACCCCGTAGGCTTCAGGCTTGGAATCATCAAAGGTTGGGACTCAAATTGGTTTGGTGGCCGCAATGCTGCCGAAAAATTGCTCGAAGACGAGAAAATTAGGAATTATTTGAAAGCCCGTATAGCGAAAGGTGGCATTGCCCGCATCGTTATCGAGCGTACCCTTAAGCGTATTATTATCACTGTTCACACAAGCCGCCCGGGTATCGTTATTGGTAAAGGTGGAGCTGAAGTGGATAAGATCAAAGAAGAAATTAAAAAGCTGACCAAAAAAGATATTCAAATAAACATATTCGAAATAAAACGCCCTGAGTTGGATGCTAAGTTAGTAGCCGATTCTATTGCCCAGCAATTAGAGGCAAGGGTATCTTTTAAGCGTGCCGTTAAAATGTCTATCTCGTCAACCATGCGTATGGGTGCTGAGGGTATCAAAGTAATGGTATCAGGTCGTTTGGGTGGTGCAGAGATTGCCCGTAGCGAGCAGTACAAAGAAGGACGTACACCGTTGCATACCTTTCGGGCCGATATTGACTATGCATTGAGCGAAGCCTTAACCGTTTATGGAAAAATAGGTGTGAAAGTATGGATTTGCCGTGGCGAAGTGCTTGGCAAACGTGACCTTAGCCCTAATATTGGTATGACTAGCAGCAACCGTCCAGGTGGCGAGAACCGTGGCGGCAACGACCGTGGAGGTGATCGCAGAGACCGTCGCCCAGGTGGCGGAGGTGGTGAACGCCG
The sequence above is a segment of the Bacteroidota bacterium genome. Coding sequences within it:
- a CDS encoding T9SS type A sorting domain-containing protein, whose product is MRKTILSIFLLLFIINSNATHIVGGSLGYKYVGTLNNGSKVRYLITVKLYRDCNLTSNATFDDDIYIGVYHNDSLNTIDTALLIRDHKLSNTDTFWKCTLLASCYAEGIYESYVDLDSGKEYAFFAGRCCVSQYKNIAYDQGMGFYAYMKNSSLCNSSPIMDRLPVNFVWIPKMPQSFSFRATDIDSDSLKYESIIPIAIGDKNSPKPRPELIIPSMVPPFDPSYIREVIYYPGYSLSAPFSSTTTLKLDSLSGQAVIDSGASVQNSKGKYLWCIKISEYKNNTLYGMTYTVINTEISPQCTTMAVPISEAALANIPTVSPNPFQNQIVINDLHGINSIEVYDLKGRLHQIVCTSSSKQTTILFNEAPSGLYLLRFVDAKGNIIASEKVVSE
- the rpsL gene encoding 30S ribosomal protein S12 — encoded protein: MPTIQQLVRKGRESKAEKSKSPALDSCPQRRGVCTRVYTTTPKKPNSALRKVARVRLTNGNEVNAYIPGEGHNLQEHSIVLIRGGRVKDLPGVRYHIIRGALDTAGVDGRRQRRSKYGAKRPKAGAAAAPTKKK
- the rpsG gene encoding 30S ribosomal protein S7 encodes the protein MRKAKPKKRILLPDSKYNDVMVTRFVNHMMWEGKKGLAFKIFYESLDIVEGKTQERGIDVWKKALNNVMPSVETKARRVGGANFQIPVEVGPERKILLGMKWMIAYSRKRNEKSMAQRMASEIIAASKSEGASVKKKEDTHKMAEANKAFSHFRA
- the fusA gene encoding elongation factor G → MSRDLKYTRNIGIAAHIDAGKTTTTERILYYAGVNHKIGEVHDGAATMDWMVQEQERGITITSAATTVDWNYPLVDGKSIPETKQYHINIIDTPGHVDFTVEVNRSLRVLDGLVFLFSAVDGVEPQSETNWRLANNYNVARIGFVNKMDRAGADFLMVVKQVREMLGSNAIPLQLPIGAEDNFTGVVDLINFRGMIWNEQDKGMTYKTIDIPADMVEEATEWRGKLLEAVSEYDDHLMEKFFDDPASITEREILDALRKACLDMKIVPMVCGSSFKNKGVQTMLDLVMELMPSPLDRESVTGINPDTEKEVQRKPDFSEPFTALAFKIATDPFVGRLAFIRAYSGILAAGSYVYNTRSGNKERISRIFQMHANKQNSIEELGAGDIGAVVGFKDIRTGDTLCDEKHPIILEAMNFPAPVIGLAIEPKTQADMDKLGVSLAKLAEEDPTFKVHTDEETGQNIISGMGELHLEIIVDRLRREFKVEINQGAPQVAYKETITQPVLHREVYKKQTGGRGKFADIQFELMPPTAETKGLEFINEIVGGAIPKEYIPSVQKGFASAMSNGVLAGYPVENIRVRLFDGSFHAVDSDSMSFELCARIAFKEACRKASPVLLEPIMKIEVLTPEENMGDVIGDLNKRRGQLDGMDSRAGSQVVKAKVPLGEMFGYVTQLRTITSGRASSTMEFDHYADAPRNIAEEVLAKINGKKS
- the rpsJ gene encoding 30S ribosomal protein S10, encoding MVSQKIRIKLKSFDYNLVDKSAEKIVKTVKSTGAIVSGPIPLPTDKKIFTVLRSPHVNKKAREQFQQCSYKRLLDIYSSTSKTVDALMKLELPSGVDVEIKV
- the rplC gene encoding 50S ribosomal protein L3; its protein translation is MSGIIGKKIGMTSVITPEGKKHACTVIQAGPCVVTQVKTVEIDGYAAIQLGFGEAKPKNTGKPMAGHFAKAKTSPKSKVAEFQFDQAMSLGDTVTVDLFVEGDFVDAIANTKGKGFQGVVKRHGFAGVGGATHGQHNRLRAPGSLGASSYPSRVFKGMRMAGRMGGTRVKMTNLAVLKINKENNLLVIKGSVPGSNGSYVLIEK
- the rplD gene encoding 50S ribosomal protein L4 — encoded protein: MELSIYNIGGSETGRKANLDSTVFGVAPNEHVMWLDVKQILANRRQGTHSSRERSQMSGSTRKLKRQKGTGGARAGSIKSGTIVGGARIFGPHPRDYHFKLNKKVKTLARKSALSSKAKDGGITVIEQFNFDAPKTKSFTEMITNLNLADKKFLFVTDDYNKNIYLSGRNLPKGKIVSAGDINTYDLLNCQTVILMEGSVKKIEELLKKD
- the rplW gene encoding 50S ribosomal protein L23, translated to MNILIKPLVTEKQQKITDKLHKYGFIVTRDASKDQIAKAITTMYAVEVERVNTMVYNGKRKSRNTKAGIVHGKKAAFKKAIITLKDGQEIDFYANI
- the rplB gene encoding 50S ribosomal protein L2, translated to MAVRRYNPITPGTRHKVALKFEELTASKPEKSLVVDLKKSGGRNDSGKMTMRYIGGGHKRRYRIVDFKRERHGEKAIVNTVEYDPNRSSFISLITYTDGEKRYIIAPAGIKVGQTVMSGPGSTPDIGNALPLSEVPLGAIVHNVELRPGQGGIMARGAGGYAQILARDGRYATMKLPSGETRMILVTCLATIGSVSNSDHNQQRSGKAGRSRWLGRRPRTRPVAMNPVDHPMGGGEGRASGGHPRSRKGLLSKGYKTRNKKKASNQYIIDRRKK
- the rpsS gene encoding 30S ribosomal protein S19, translated to MPRSLKKGPFVDIKLEKKVMALIESKKKSVIKTWSRRTMITPDFVGQTFAVHNGNKFIPVYVTENMVGHKLGEFAPTRSFKSHPEKKS
- the rplV gene encoding 50S ribosomal protein L22; its protein translation is MEAVAILNNCPTSPRKMRLIVDMIRGEKVERALNTLKFNNRQIYANYVEKLLKSAISNWEQKNPGNRVEESELFVKTVYVDGGTMAKRMRPAPQGRGYRIRKRSNHITLIVDSKVAAANEVVVQDETTEEITDNNN
- the rpsC gene encoding 30S ribosomal protein S3, with amino-acid sequence MGQKVNPVGFRLGIIKGWDSNWFGGRNAAEKLLEDEKIRNYLKARIAKGGIARIVIERTLKRIIITVHTSRPGIVIGKGGAEVDKIKEEIKKLTKKDIQINIFEIKRPELDAKLVADSIAQQLEARVSFKRAVKMSISSTMRMGAEGIKVMVSGRLGGAEIARSEQYKEGRTPLHTFRADIDYALSEALTVYGKIGVKVWICRGEVLGKRDLSPNIGMTSSNRPGGENRGGNDRGGDRRDRRPGGGGGERRERRGGGGGQGGQGGGDRRRDNK